Below is a window of Fimbriimonadaceae bacterium DNA.
CCGCTTCAGCGAGCTTCTCACGGAAGTCGTTATTAACTTCGTAGCGATGGCGGTGGCGCTCTTCGATTCGTGTGGAGCCGTAGAGCTTGTGAGCAAGCGTCCCGTTCACCAGGTTGCAGGGCCATGAGCCGAGACGCATGGTCGCGCCCTTGTCAGAAATGTTTTTCTGCTCGGGCAAGATGTGGATGACCGGGAAGGGTGGGTTCTCGAACATCTCTTCGGAGTTCGCGCCTTCGAGCCCGCACACGTTTCGTGCATATTCGATGACCGCCATTTGCATTCCAAGACAGATGCCGAAGAACGGCAAGCCGGTCTCGCGTGCGTATTGGATCGCGCTGATTTTTCCTTCGATGCCGCGACCACCGAAGCCGGGGCCAACGATGAGTCCATCCATGCCTTGCAGAAAATCTTCTGGCGGTCGACCATCTTCCAAGGAGTCGCTTTCGATCCACTCGATATCGACCCGCGCATGATTCGGTATGCCCGCGTGGATCAAGGCTTCGCCAATCGACTTATAAGCGTCGCCGTTGCTGGTGTACTTTCCTACCATCGCAATGCGGCAGGTCGACTTGGGGTTTTTGAGTGTGTCCACCAGGCTGGACCACTCCGCCAGATTGCTCGGGCGGGGCTCCAGGCCAAGGCGCTCCACTACAAAATCACCAAGTCCCATCGCATCGTATCGGAGCGGGACTTCATAAATCGTCTCGACATTGAGCGATTCGATCACAGCTCGCTCCTGAACATCGCAGAAGAGGCTGATCTTCTCTTTGACGTCTTGGGGGAGCGGGACTTCGCTTCGGCAGATCAGGACATCTGGGGAGAGGCCGATCTCGCGCATTTTGATAACGCTGTGCTGCGTTGGCTTGGTTTTGATTTCGTCCCAAGGTCCAACTGTTGGGATGAGCGTCACATGGACGTACATCGTGTTCTCGGGGCCGACGTCCTTGCGCATCTGTCGAATGGCTTCCATAAACGGAAGAGATTCGATGTCACCAACGGTGCCGCCGATCTCGGCGATGACGATGTCGGCTTCTTGCTGCTTGCCGATATCGACGATGCCTTTTTTAATGGCGTTCGTGACGTGGGGGATCACTTGAACGGTGCCGCCGAGATAGTCGCCTCTGCGTTCGGCTTGGATGACCGAGAGATAAACCTTGCCTGTGGTGATCGAGGAGCCTGACGAGCAGTTCACATCGATAAAGCGCTCGTAGTGACCGAGGTCGAGATCGGTCTCGGCGCCGTCTTCTGTGACAAAAACTTCGCCGTGCTGGTAGGGGTTCATCGTTCCAGCATCGACGTTGATATAGGGATCGAGCTTGAGGGGCGCGACCGTGTAGCCGCGATTACGCAGCAGTCGCCCAAGACTTGCTGTGGCAATCCCTTTTCCGATGGAACTCACCACACCGCCTGTCACGAAGATGTATTTCGTCATGCTCTAACCTTTGCCACGTCTTCTCGGCGCATGGCGTTCCCCACCCAGAATTTACAAACAGAAACCCCTTGCAGCATCAACGGGAATGCGTGGAACGGCTTGATCCCACCCAGCCATTCGAACGACTCTTTTCCTCAGACGCAGATAGCCCGGCACAAGTCGCTCGTTTCGCGAGTTCACTGGGGGACTAACTGAGAATTATACGCCAGTGGGGGGCGATGAAGGCGGTCTTTTTGCAGGAATTGAGGCACACCGAATCTGCCTTAATCCAAAGCCCTTGTTGGATCCTTCATGCAGTTTCTCTCGAACGAACAGCCAAGTCGCGCGATAAGAAGGGTATTTTCATGGAACAGGAATCCCAGCAATTTTGGAGAACAATAAACCATGAAACGTTCACTTATACTCGTGGCGATGGCTTGCGCAGCCATTGGATTCAGCCAATCGAGCGACCCGACAATCGACAGGATTATCAA
It encodes the following:
- a CDS encoding CTP synthase; its protein translation is MTKYIFVTGGVVSSIGKGIATASLGRLLRNRGYTVAPLKLDPYINVDAGTMNPYQHGEVFVTEDGAETDLDLGHYERFIDVNCSSGSSITTGKVYLSVIQAERRGDYLGGTVQVIPHVTNAIKKGIVDIGKQQEADIVIAEIGGTVGDIESLPFMEAIRQMRKDVGPENTMYVHVTLIPTVGPWDEIKTKPTQHSVIKMREIGLSPDVLICRSEVPLPQDVKEKISLFCDVQERAVIESLNVETIYEVPLRYDAMGLGDFVVERLGLEPRPSNLAEWSSLVDTLKNPKSTCRIAMVGKYTSNGDAYKSIGEALIHAGIPNHARVDIEWIESDSLEDGRPPEDFLQGMDGLIVGPGFGGRGIEGKISAIQYARETGLPFFGICLGMQMAVIEYARNVCGLEGANSEEMFENPPFPVIHILPEQKNISDKGATMRLGSWPCNLVNGTLAHKLYGSTRIEERHRHRYEVNNDFREKLAEAGMVISGVSPDYRLVEMIEVPGHPFFVGTQAHPEFKSRPNRPHPLFRGLVEAAIRHKSRVSVQ